Proteins from one Planctomyces sp. SH-PL62 genomic window:
- the rplO gene encoding 50S ribosomal protein L15 yields MQLHDVHEGIQRRKKRKRVGRGVGSGHGKTSSKGHKGHSSRQGFKIGALFEGGQITLARRVPKRGFFNGAFKKHFVLVNLGELDSFFPEPGVVDEAALRATGLVKGYAHDGIKILADGEVTKAFEIHATKFSEAAVAKIEAAGGKAVVAPYIGKVAKPDETCGS; encoded by the coding sequence ATGCAATTGCACGACGTCCACGAAGGTATCCAGCGCCGTAAGAAGCGCAAGCGCGTCGGCCGGGGCGTCGGCTCCGGTCACGGCAAGACCTCCAGCAAGGGCCACAAGGGCCACAGCTCGCGCCAGGGCTTCAAGATCGGCGCCCTGTTCGAGGGCGGCCAGATCACCCTGGCCCGCCGGGTCCCCAAGCGGGGCTTCTTCAACGGCGCCTTCAAGAAGCACTTCGTCCTGGTCAACCTCGGCGAACTCGACAGCTTCTTCCCCGAGCCGGGGGTCGTCGACGAGGCCGCCCTCCGCGCCACGGGGCTGGTCAAGGGCTACGCCCACGACGGCATCAAGATCCTCGCCGACGGCGAGGTGACCAAGGCCTTCGAGATCCACGCCACCAAGTTCAGCGAGGCGGCCGTCGCCAAGATCGAGGCCGCCGGCGGCAAAGCCGTCGTCGCCCCCTACATCGGCAAGGTCGCCAAGCCGGACGAGACCTGCGGGTCCTGA
- the secY gene encoding preprotein translocase subunit SecY, giving the protein MDKLITIFKIPELRRKILFTALLLAIYRIGFYVPLPIVNQAQLRNWEEQLSTNAAGKIFGTVAMFGGTSIGMSTIFGLGIMPYISASIIFQLLGSVVPSLEAMMKEGESGRKRINEYTRYATVVLCAVQSAFWVQYMMSPQMNVVLPEYRDIWHGMVSVSIMTAGTVFLMWVGEQIDEYGIGNGISLLIMAGILSRLPVALQGLWQNATTRLTPEPGKYGIITIALLLILFVAVVVGVVAITESQRRIPTQSAKHVRGRRVFGGTRQYLPLKVNQAGVMPIIFASSLLIFPSLILSALARSTASLRSDTWSIGSFFATTLQDLADAFQRQGYLYTLSNIVMIYFFCYFWTAITFNPKDMSENLKDYGSFIPGYRPGRRTAEYLEKVMLRITYVGAAFLSLVAVIPTLVQNGLNVDFTVAQFLGGTGLLIVVSVCLDLVQKIDSHLVMRNYSGLVNRK; this is encoded by the coding sequence GTGGACAAGCTGATCACCATCTTCAAGATCCCCGAACTCCGGCGGAAGATCCTGTTCACCGCCCTGCTCCTGGCCATCTACCGGATCGGGTTCTACGTCCCGCTGCCGATCGTCAACCAGGCCCAGCTCCGAAACTGGGAAGAGCAGCTCAGCACCAACGCCGCCGGCAAGATCTTCGGCACCGTCGCGATGTTCGGCGGCACCTCGATCGGCATGAGCACGATCTTCGGCCTGGGCATCATGCCCTACATCTCCGCTTCAATCATCTTCCAGCTCCTGGGCAGCGTCGTCCCGTCGCTCGAGGCGATGATGAAGGAAGGAGAGAGCGGCCGCAAGCGGATCAATGAGTATACGCGATACGCCACGGTCGTCTTATGCGCCGTGCAGAGCGCGTTCTGGGTGCAATATATGATGAGCCCCCAGATGAACGTGGTCTTGCCGGAGTATCGCGACATCTGGCATGGCATGGTCTCCGTCTCGATCATGACGGCGGGGACGGTCTTCCTGATGTGGGTCGGCGAGCAGATCGACGAGTACGGCATCGGCAACGGCATCAGTCTGCTCATCATGGCGGGCATCCTCTCGCGCCTTCCCGTCGCCCTCCAGGGGCTTTGGCAGAACGCGACCACCCGACTCACCCCCGAGCCCGGCAAGTACGGCATCATCACGATCGCCCTGCTGCTGATCCTGTTCGTCGCGGTCGTCGTCGGCGTCGTGGCGATCACCGAGAGCCAGAGACGGATCCCGACCCAGTCGGCCAAGCACGTCAGGGGCCGTCGAGTCTTCGGCGGGACGCGACAGTACCTTCCGCTGAAGGTGAACCAGGCCGGCGTCATGCCGATCATCTTCGCCTCCAGCTTGCTCATCTTCCCGTCCCTGATCCTCAGCGCCCTGGCTCGCTCCACCGCCAGCCTTCGGTCGGACACCTGGTCGATCGGCTCGTTCTTCGCGACCACGCTCCAGGACCTCGCCGACGCCTTCCAGCGCCAGGGGTATCTGTACACGCTCTCCAACATCGTGATGATCTACTTCTTCTGCTACTTCTGGACGGCCATCACCTTCAACCCGAAGGACATGTCCGAGAACCTGAAGGACTACGGCAGCTTCATCCCGGGCTACCGCCCCGGGCGTCGCACGGCCGAGTACCTGGAGAAGGTCATGCTGCGGATCACTTACGTGGGGGCGGCCTTCCTGTCGCTCGTCGCGGTGATCCCGACGCTGGTCCAGAACGGCCTGAACGTCGACTTCACGGTGGCCCAGTTTCTGGGCGGCACCGGCCTGCTGATCGTCGTGAGCGTCTGCCTCGACCTGGTCCAGAAAATCGACAGCCACCTCGTGATGCGGAACTATTCGGGACTTGTGAATCGCAAGTGA
- the map gene encoding type I methionyl aminopeptidase yields MIQLKSPREIALMREAGRLVARALGEARKLAVPGATTADLDEAVASVFREAGATPLFLGYPSSMRGKPPFPAVICSSVNEHVVHGIPNRRPLREGDVVAVDTGCRLNGWCGDSAVTLPIGQVAPDVQKLLDCTSETLDLAVRAMGRCRYWSEVASLMEQYVKSQGFYVIEKFVGHGIGKEMHEEPQVPNFFSKALRKHDILLEPGLVLAVEPMVSMGTKDVRTLDDGWTVETRDRRPSAHFEHTIAMTPEGPEILTLP; encoded by the coding sequence GTGATCCAGCTCAAAAGCCCCCGCGAGATCGCCCTGATGCGGGAAGCCGGGCGACTCGTCGCTCGGGCGCTCGGCGAGGCTCGCAAGCTGGCCGTGCCGGGGGCGACTACCGCCGATCTCGACGAGGCCGTGGCCTCGGTCTTCCGCGAGGCCGGTGCCACCCCCCTGTTCCTGGGCTATCCGTCCTCGATGCGGGGCAAGCCGCCGTTCCCGGCCGTCATCTGCTCCAGCGTCAACGAACACGTCGTCCACGGCATCCCCAACCGTCGCCCGTTGCGCGAAGGGGACGTCGTCGCGGTCGACACCGGCTGCCGCCTTAACGGCTGGTGCGGCGACTCCGCCGTCACCCTCCCCATCGGCCAGGTGGCGCCCGACGTCCAGAAGCTCCTGGATTGCACCTCCGAGACCCTGGACCTCGCCGTCCGCGCCATGGGGCGTTGCCGCTACTGGTCGGAAGTGGCCTCGTTGATGGAGCAGTACGTCAAAAGCCAGGGCTTCTACGTCATCGAAAAGTTCGTCGGCCACGGCATCGGCAAGGAGATGCACGAGGAACCGCAAGTTCCCAACTTCTTCAGCAAGGCGCTCCGCAAGCACGACATCCTGCTCGAGCCGGGCCTGGTGCTGGCGGTCGAGCCCATGGTGTCGATGGGGACGAAGGACGTGCGGACCCTGGACGACGGCTGGACCGTCGAGACCCGCGACCGCCGCCCCAGCGCCCACTTCGAACACACCATCGCGATGACGCCCGAAGGTCCCGAGATCCTCACGCTTCCCTGA
- the rpmJ gene encoding 50S ribosomal protein L36: MKVRSSVKRICENCKIVRRAGKVLVICSNPRHKQRQG; this comes from the coding sequence ATGAAAGTGCGATCGAGCGTCAAGAGGATCTGCGAGAACTGCAAGATCGTGAGGCGGGCGGGCAAGGTCCTGGTGATCTGCTCGAACCCCCGACACAAGCAACGACAGGGCTGA
- the rpsM gene encoding 30S ribosomal protein S13 encodes MPRILGVDIPNDKRTVISLRYIYGIGPTLAAQLCERAGIDPEKRARDLSEDDLAKLAGLLDNEYTVEGQLRRQVQQNIGRLREIGCYRGLRHRKGLPVRGQRTRTNARTRKGPRKTVAGKKGVKEMR; translated from the coding sequence ATGCCTCGTATTCTGGGCGTGGACATACCCAACGACAAGCGGACGGTGATCTCGCTGCGCTACATCTACGGGATCGGGCCGACCCTCGCAGCGCAACTCTGCGAGCGGGCCGGGATCGACCCGGAGAAGCGGGCCCGCGACCTGAGCGAGGATGATCTGGCGAAGCTGGCGGGCCTGCTCGACAACGAGTACACGGTCGAAGGCCAGCTCCGTCGTCAGGTCCAGCAGAACATCGGCCGGCTCCGCGAGATCGGTTGCTATCGGGGACTTCGGCACCGCAAGGGCCTCCCCGTCCGCGGCCAGCGGACCCGCACCAACGCCCGGACCCGCAAGGGGCCGAGGAAGACGGTGGCCGGCAAGAAGGGCGTCAAGGAGATGCGCTGA
- the rpsK gene encoding 30S ribosomal protein S11 — protein MAKAKKRKTRRNVSRAVVHIKATFNNTTVTITDPNGDALCWASSGTVGFKGSRKSTPFAAQRAAETAAASATKYGVKEVEVKVKGPGSGRESAITAIQASGLSIKAIEDVTPLPHNGCRPPKKRRV, from the coding sequence GTGGCCAAGGCCAAGAAGCGGAAGACGCGACGCAACGTAAGCCGTGCGGTGGTGCATATCAAGGCGACGTTCAACAACACCACCGTGACCATCACCGATCCCAACGGCGACGCCCTTTGCTGGGCCTCGTCGGGGACCGTCGGCTTCAAGGGGAGCCGCAAGAGCACGCCGTTCGCCGCCCAGCGCGCCGCCGAGACGGCCGCCGCCTCGGCGACGAAGTACGGCGTCAAGGAGGTCGAGGTCAAGGTGAAGGGCCCCGGCTCCGGCCGCGAAAGCGCGATCACCGCGATCCAGGCCTCGGGCCTGTCGATCAAGGCGATCGAGGACGTCACCCCGCTGCCGCACAACGGCTGCCGCCCCCCCAAGAAGCGCCGCGTCTGA
- the rpsD gene encoding 30S ribosomal protein S4, whose protein sequence is MGRYTGPVCRLCRREGVNLYLKGARCYSNKCAIVRRDGVPGMHQFRRGKASEYAIRLREKQKVKRYYGIFERQFRKYYAEAARKSGNTGDALMSLLERRLDNVVARLQFAASRPQSRQFIRHGHILVNGKKVDIPSYLVRPGDQVSVKNREQSRNLALENQAADFLAPVPDWLDRISTDPPEGRISRLPTVQDVALPVTPQLIVELLSR, encoded by the coding sequence ATGGGACGATATACAGGACCGGTCTGCCGGCTTTGCCGCCGCGAGGGCGTCAACCTCTACCTCAAGGGGGCGAGGTGCTACAGCAACAAGTGCGCGATCGTGCGCCGGGACGGCGTCCCGGGCATGCACCAGTTCCGCCGCGGCAAGGCCAGCGAATACGCCATTCGGCTTCGTGAGAAGCAGAAGGTCAAGCGGTATTACGGCATCTTCGAGCGGCAGTTCCGCAAGTACTACGCCGAAGCCGCCCGCAAGAGCGGCAACACCGGCGACGCCCTGATGTCGCTGCTGGAGCGTCGGCTGGACAACGTGGTGGCGCGGCTCCAGTTCGCCGCCAGCCGCCCGCAGTCGCGACAGTTCATCCGTCACGGCCACATCCTGGTCAACGGCAAGAAGGTCGACATCCCGAGCTACCTCGTCCGCCCCGGCGACCAGGTCTCGGTCAAGAACCGCGAGCAGTCGCGGAATCTCGCCCTGGAGAACCAGGCGGCCGACTTCCTGGCCCCGGTCCCCGACTGGCTCGACCGGATCAGCACCGATCCCCCCGAAGGCCGCATCAGCCGCCTGCCGACCGTCCAGGACGTGGCTCTGCCGGTGACGCCGCAGTTGATCGTTGAGTTGTTGAGCCGCTGA
- a CDS encoding DNA-directed RNA polymerase subunit alpha — MRIRWRGLELPSRVVCNRDNLSDTFGEFHVEPFERGFGHTVGNSLRRILLSSLEGSAITKIKIQGVQHEFSSIPGMVDDITDLVLNIKLLVVKNHSEHPRTIRIDRDRRGVVTAADILHDESIEIINPDHILCTLTDDVPFHLEMTVENGRGYKTAAEGHTDDLEIGVIPIDSSFSPVHRVEYHVENTRVGQRTNYDKLIVRIWTTGVLNPEMALVEAAKILRKHLNPFVQYNEPGPGLSIESGPYDGGNYAPLDAELERKLDMSLAELELSVRATNCLESEGITTVRHLVSRSEDQLLNVRNFGETTLKEVRAKLHEIGLDLGMNVPPKS, encoded by the coding sequence ATGCGTATCCGTTGGCGCGGCCTCGAACTGCCCAGCCGTGTCGTCTGCAACCGCGACAACCTCTCCGACACCTTCGGCGAGTTCCACGTCGAGCCGTTCGAGCGCGGCTTCGGCCACACCGTGGGCAACAGCCTGCGTCGCATCCTCCTCTCCAGCCTGGAGGGGAGCGCGATCACCAAGATCAAGATCCAGGGGGTCCAGCACGAGTTCTCGTCGATCCCCGGCATGGTGGACGACATCACGGATCTGGTGCTCAACATCAAGCTCCTGGTGGTGAAGAACCACTCGGAGCATCCCCGGACGATCCGGATCGATCGCGACCGTCGGGGCGTCGTCACCGCCGCGGACATCCTCCACGACGAGTCGATCGAGATCATCAATCCCGACCACATCCTCTGCACCCTGACCGACGACGTCCCCTTCCACCTGGAGATGACCGTCGAGAACGGGCGGGGCTACAAGACCGCCGCCGAGGGGCACACCGACGACCTGGAGATCGGCGTCATCCCGATCGACTCCAGCTTCAGCCCGGTCCACCGGGTCGAATACCACGTCGAGAACACCCGCGTCGGCCAGCGCACCAACTACGACAAGCTCATCGTCCGGATCTGGACCACCGGCGTCCTGAACCCCGAGATGGCCCTCGTCGAGGCCGCGAAGATCCTTCGCAAGCACCTCAACCCGTTCGTCCAGTACAACGAGCCGGGCCCCGGCCTCTCGATCGAGTCCGGCCCCTACGACGGCGGGAACTACGCCCCGCTCGACGCCGAACTCGAGCGTAAGCTCGACATGAGCCTGGCCGAGCTGGAGCTGTCCGTGCGGGCGACGAACTGCCTCGAAAGCGAGGGGATCACCACCGTCCGCCACCTGGTGAGCCGCTCCGAGGACCAGCTCCTCAACGTCCGCAACTTCGGCGAGACCACCCTCAAGGAGGTCCGGGCCAAGCTCCACGAGATCGGCCTCGACCTGGGCATGAACGTCCCCCCCAAGAGCTGA
- the rplQ gene encoding 50S ribosomal protein L17 yields MRHKKAGRKFKRSPEHRRMLLRNLATALLEHGKITTTVPKAKELQPYVEKLITSAKEGFKLDPFRRSLAVLNNKEVAYKLFHEIGPRFASRPGGYTRIYKLAKVRQGDAAEMAVIQLLGENETIKTPSRPAVVAAEAPTA; encoded by the coding sequence ATGCGTCACAAGAAAGCCGGCCGCAAGTTCAAGCGTTCCCCCGAACACCGCCGCATGCTCCTGCGCAATCTGGCCACGGCGCTCCTGGAGCACGGCAAGATCACGACCACCGTCCCCAAGGCGAAGGAACTCCAGCCTTACGTCGAGAAGCTGATCACCTCCGCCAAGGAGGGCTTCAAGCTCGACCCCTTCCGCCGCAGCCTGGCCGTCCTCAATAACAAAGAGGTCGCCTACAAGCTGTTCCACGAGATCGGCCCCCGGTTCGCCAGCCGCCCCGGCGGCTACACCCGGATCTACAAGCTCGCCAAGGTCCGTCAGGGCGACGCCGCCGAGATGGCCGTCATCCAGCTCCTCGGCGAGAACGAGACGATCAAGACCCCCAGCCGCCCCGCCGTCGTCGCGGCCGAGGCTCCCACGGCCTGA
- a CDS encoding HIT family protein — MSRDPRCLFCKIVHGEIPSARVLETDQAVAILDINPVSHGHVLIIPRSHHAELAELPDDLSGHVGSLLPRLTRAVVAATGADGSNTVINSGSVAGQTIFHCHWHVIPRFFDDPVRWPWPHHPYAGEEMGRMASKIARELGARADD; from the coding sequence ATGAGCCGAGACCCCCGCTGCCTCTTCTGCAAGATCGTCCACGGCGAGATCCCGTCGGCCCGCGTCCTGGAAACGGACCAGGCGGTGGCGATCCTGGACATCAACCCGGTTTCTCACGGCCACGTCCTGATCATTCCTCGGTCGCACCACGCCGAGCTGGCGGAGTTGCCCGACGACCTTTCCGGTCACGTCGGCTCGCTCCTCCCTCGCCTGACCCGCGCCGTCGTCGCCGCGACCGGGGCGGACGGCTCGAACACGGTCATCAACAGCGGAAGCGTCGCCGGGCAGACCATCTTCCACTGCCACTGGCACGTCATCCCTCGGTTCTTCGACGACCCTGTGAGATGGCCCTGGCCTCATCATCCGTATGCTGGCGAGGAGATGGGCCGGATGGCCTCGAAGATCGCTCGCGAACTCGGCGCCCGCGCCGACGATTGA
- a CDS encoding glycoside hydrolase family 5 protein codes for MTFRTRRIAPPSLVLALGVLLASSFPPCPTSAAADAPARLATTGRFDLKGDVPLDDGRVVAGDGSIGRMNWVPADRVGEGYTINFAINRLGWRRLAVSFRPSRSGTVTLTLMGPWEQSSAGGVLRQEVLWDDLRVEGAELAADPGFESKRGWEGAGVVEPPPAASGSRVGRTWHDETLSTRLAVKAGVPVVIHVQALARTPEGYKDMKPIVGRDTPAHRLAKQFLRGANLGNGLEVPPGQDWAVKYTGDDVKRIKAEGFDHIRIPVGWHHYVGPAPDYKLSPDIFKKVDDFLDAAAREGLGAMINIHHFDDFTADPEGRKAEFLAIWRQVAEHNAGRPANVAFELLNEPKDAATTEVVNRIFAETVKVIRESNPDRLIVAGPGRWNSISELPAFRLPDDDGILVTVHSYDPFFFTHQGASWTNRGDDGRQKGIRFPGPPASPLSADPALRLTPGFLAWIHEYNTAPAASNPSSPAVMDKAVEAIREWSEHYGRPVYLGEFGAIMAADPESRANYYREFRKRLEKAGVGWAIWDWHAGFNYWDVDEDRPLPGLREALFGRP; via the coding sequence ATGACGTTCCGCACCCGAAGGATCGCGCCTCCCTCCCTCGTCCTGGCGCTCGGCGTTTTGCTGGCCTCGTCCTTTCCCCCCTGCCCGACTTCGGCCGCCGCCGACGCCCCCGCCCGGCTCGCCACGACCGGCCGATTCGATCTCAAAGGGGACGTGCCGCTGGACGACGGCCGCGTCGTCGCCGGCGACGGCTCGATCGGTCGCATGAACTGGGTCCCCGCGGATCGCGTCGGCGAGGGCTACACGATCAATTTCGCCATCAACCGGCTGGGCTGGCGTCGTCTGGCCGTCTCTTTCAGGCCGTCCCGGTCGGGGACGGTGACGTTGACCTTGATGGGACCCTGGGAGCAGTCGTCGGCGGGCGGCGTGCTCCGTCAGGAAGTGCTCTGGGACGACCTCCGCGTCGAGGGTGCGGAACTCGCCGCCGACCCTGGGTTCGAGTCGAAGAGGGGCTGGGAAGGGGCGGGAGTCGTCGAGCCTCCGCCCGCTGCGTCGGGTTCCCGAGTCGGCCGGACGTGGCACGACGAGACCCTCTCGACCAGGCTCGCCGTGAAGGCGGGGGTCCCGGTCGTGATCCATGTCCAGGCCCTCGCGCGGACGCCCGAAGGCTATAAGGACATGAAGCCTATCGTCGGCCGCGATACTCCCGCGCACCGACTGGCGAAGCAGTTCCTCCGCGGCGCCAACCTGGGGAACGGCCTGGAAGTCCCGCCGGGGCAGGACTGGGCCGTGAAGTACACCGGGGACGACGTGAAGCGCATCAAGGCGGAAGGGTTCGACCACATCCGCATACCCGTCGGCTGGCACCACTACGTCGGCCCCGCGCCCGATTACAAGCTCTCGCCCGACATCTTCAAGAAGGTGGATGACTTCCTCGACGCCGCCGCGCGCGAGGGCCTCGGGGCGATGATCAACATCCACCACTTCGACGATTTCACGGCCGACCCGGAGGGCCGGAAGGCCGAGTTCCTGGCGATCTGGCGGCAAGTCGCCGAGCATAACGCCGGGCGTCCCGCGAACGTCGCCTTCGAACTGCTGAACGAGCCCAAGGACGCCGCCACCACCGAGGTCGTCAATCGGATCTTCGCCGAGACCGTGAAGGTCATCCGCGAGTCGAACCCCGATCGGCTGATCGTCGCCGGCCCCGGGCGGTGGAATTCGATCTCCGAACTCCCCGCGTTCCGGCTGCCCGACGACGACGGCATCCTCGTCACCGTCCACTCGTACGACCCGTTCTTCTTCACCCATCAGGGGGCGTCCTGGACGAATCGCGGCGACGACGGCAGGCAGAAGGGGATCCGATTCCCCGGGCCGCCGGCTTCGCCGCTGTCGGCCGATCCCGCGCTTCGGCTCACGCCCGGCTTCCTGGCCTGGATCCACGAGTACAACACCGCCCCGGCCGCATCGAACCCGTCGAGCCCCGCCGTCATGGACAAGGCGGTCGAGGCGATCCGGGAGTGGTCCGAACACTACGGCCGTCCGGTCTACCTCGGGGAGTTCGGCGCGATCATGGCGGCCGACCCGGAGTCGCGGGCCAATTACTATCGCGAGTTCCGCAAGCGTCTGGAGAAGGCGGGCGTAGGCTGGGCGATCTGGGACTGGCACGCCGGCTTCAACTACTGGGACGTCGACGAAGACCGCCCGCTCCCCGGCCTCCGCGAGGCTCTTTTCGGCCGCCCGTGA
- the dnaG gene encoding DNA primase yields MPRQSDATKAAIKHAVDIVGLVGEYLPLHRAGSRYKALCPFHDDHNPSLEVNPERQTFKCWVCGAGGDVLEFVLKIERIEFPEALRMLAERAGITLESGPASTVRPEGPSKTELTGVLAWAEGAFEEALGRHEPARGYIEGRGLTAETAARFRLGYAPDDPAWLFESARRRGVSTDLLEKAGLAVRPEEGPGKVHARFRGRLIFPIHDERGRPVGFGGRILPEAERAASSRGFRVAKYVNSPETALFQKRRILYAADLARTACREAGWVAVMEGYTDVMAAHQVGLANVVATLGTAFGDDHVPMLRRLADRACLIYDGDEAGQSAAERALEIFLGHELDVRVLSLPSGLDPCDFLLSEGADAFRKLAAEALDPLTFVLNRARSRFDLDSIEGARRGAEWVLGILCRVPSRPGTVQDLALNKALDSLAHALRLPIGPLARRLKELRGASRRRGAERAGLSPPSGANPVEAATAPPPPPPADLLRAMDPVERELVAIVVAQPETVARLVARVPLAAIRDDSARAILDAAYDLYGQGETPTFEAIKDNLDDPRPRSVVAYLSDLQDGLDRPELQPLDAVQFPPGTWGERLDPVLGRLAERERLTRLADLRQALDETDRATEPDAYRALQLEYRRLLTQRVGTPEKKTRPDPTFRA; encoded by the coding sequence GTGCCCAGGCAATCCGACGCGACGAAAGCCGCCATAAAACACGCGGTCGACATCGTGGGGTTGGTGGGTGAATACCTACCTCTGCATCGGGCCGGATCGCGCTACAAGGCGCTCTGCCCGTTTCACGACGACCATAATCCGTCGTTGGAAGTGAATCCCGAGCGACAGACTTTCAAGTGCTGGGTCTGCGGCGCGGGGGGGGACGTCCTGGAGTTCGTGCTGAAGATCGAGCGGATCGAGTTCCCCGAGGCGTTGCGGATGCTGGCGGAGCGGGCGGGGATCACGCTGGAGAGCGGCCCGGCGTCGACCGTGCGGCCCGAGGGCCCGTCGAAGACGGAGCTGACGGGGGTGCTGGCGTGGGCGGAGGGGGCGTTCGAGGAGGCGTTGGGGCGGCATGAACCGGCTCGGGGGTACATCGAGGGGCGGGGGCTGACGGCGGAGACGGCGGCGCGGTTCCGTCTGGGGTACGCCCCGGACGATCCGGCCTGGCTGTTCGAGTCGGCCCGACGGCGAGGGGTGTCGACCGATCTGCTGGAGAAGGCGGGGTTGGCGGTTCGTCCCGAAGAGGGGCCTGGTAAGGTTCACGCGCGGTTTCGGGGTCGGCTGATCTTTCCGATTCATGACGAGCGGGGCCGTCCGGTGGGATTCGGGGGACGGATTCTGCCGGAAGCGGAGAGGGCGGCTTCGTCTCGGGGGTTTCGTGTCGCAAAATATGTTAACAGCCCTGAGACGGCCCTCTTCCAGAAGCGTCGGATCCTGTACGCGGCGGATCTTGCGAGGACGGCCTGTCGCGAGGCGGGCTGGGTCGCGGTGATGGAAGGGTACACGGACGTGATGGCGGCGCATCAGGTGGGGCTGGCGAACGTCGTGGCGACCCTGGGGACGGCGTTCGGCGACGACCACGTCCCCATGCTGCGACGGCTGGCCGACCGGGCGTGCCTGATCTACGACGGCGACGAGGCGGGGCAGTCCGCCGCCGAGCGGGCCCTCGAGATCTTCCTGGGACATGAGCTGGACGTGCGGGTGCTGTCGCTCCCCTCGGGCCTGGATCCTTGCGACTTCCTCTTGAGCGAAGGAGCCGACGCATTCCGCAAGCTGGCCGCCGAGGCGCTCGATCCGCTGACCTTCGTGCTCAACCGGGCCCGGTCGCGGTTCGACCTGGATTCGATCGAGGGTGCCCGTCGAGGGGCCGAGTGGGTGCTCGGCATCCTCTGCCGGGTCCCTTCCCGGCCGGGCACGGTGCAGGACCTGGCGCTGAACAAGGCGCTCGACTCGCTGGCCCACGCACTCCGGCTGCCGATCGGTCCCCTGGCGAGGCGGCTCAAGGAGCTGCGGGGGGCCTCGCGGCGAAGGGGGGCGGAGCGGGCCGGCCTCTCCCCCCCCTCGGGAGCGAACCCGGTCGAGGCGGCGACGGCACCCCCCCCTCCCCCCCCGGCCGACCTGCTGAGGGCGATGGACCCGGTGGAACGCGAACTGGTGGCGATCGTCGTGGCCCAGCCCGAGACGGTCGCCCGGCTGGTCGCCCGGGTCCCCCTGGCGGCGATCCGTGACGACTCCGCCCGCGCGATCCTGGACGCGGCCTATGATCTCTACGGTCAGGGCGAGACGCCGACCTTCGAGGCCATCAAAGACAATCTGGACGACCCCCGACCCCGGTCGGTCGTCGCCTACCTGAGCGACCTGCAAGACGGACTGGACCGCCCCGAACTGCAACCCCTGGACGCCGTCCAGTTCCCCCCGGGGACCTGGGGCGAGCGGCTCGACCCGGTGCTCGGCCGGCTCGCCGAACGCGAGCGGCTGACGCGGCTCGCCGACTTGCGGCAGGCCCTTGATGAGACCGACCGGGCGACCGAACCCGACGCTTACCGCGCCTTGCAACTGGAATATCGTCGACTACTGACTCAGCGGGTCGGGACTCCCGAGAAGAAGACGCGTCCCGATCCGACGTTTCGTGCGTGA